In Nostoc piscinale CENA21, the genomic stretch AGGGAATTGAGGCAAAGATTCTGTAACTGAACAAATAACAATATCGTAACCGTAGAAGACGTTTTGGCTTACGTTGCAACTTGATTGCTGGACTTCTCAATTATGAACTTGCTTTGTTTTCTTGATTCGTGCAAGAGGTCTATTCAAAATAACGATCATTTTCCAGTTCTAGTCAGCCAAAATTCATATACGCTGAATGTATAATTTAGGTGTAATATCAAGTTCGGGTAATTAGTTATAATTCCGGAAATCTGTGCAGAAATGTAAACATCCCCTCCTCTGCTCCCTCTGCGATCTTAATGATAATTATTTCACCGAACACGATATAACAGCTTATGACCCCGCAAGAATTTAGTTTATTAATTGTATCAATCCTCATCAGCACAGCCGGACAATTTTTTTTGAAAATAGGCGCAAATAAACTAGGCAGAGTTAACTTAGGCAACGCAATCACTCATATCCTTGGTATTATCACAATACCAGAACTATTGATTGGATTAACTTGCTATGGTTTTGGTGCTATGTTTTATATCCTGCTACTCTCTAGAGTGAACTTGAGCGTTGCTGGCCCATCTGTATCTATAGGTTACATTTTTTTCTGTGTTGCTTGGCTATTGGATATTGAAAGAGCCTATACCTTTAATTCGCTTAGTTGGTTTAAGCTTGATTGTTGTGGGTGTAATCTTAGTTGTTTGGCGCAAATAAACTGTTTATTTAGTTGATATTTGATGGCTAAAATGAATATTTATCTGCAAAACGTACTTTTCAATACTTTTTACTTGCAGCCTAGACAAAGTATTTCAATAATTAACACAGATTCTGTATTTTATCAGTTTATTGTACGATAATAGACTAAATCGTTTTTTGATAATTATTAATAATAATCATGGATTTCTATAATTATATACATAGAATACAACAATATTAAATTTTATTTAAATTTTTTTATAAAACTTATCTTTAAACCGTAGCATTGTTGTACTAAAATGTGATTAAAATCAGGAACTAATCATATCATCTTAAATGAATAATCAAAGAGTATAGAAATTAACGGCTTAATATTGCTTGATAATGAGAAACTAGCTTTTGTTGATGACCACTATATCAATCAAAAAAAGCAAGGGAAAACTATTTTTTATGGAAAAGGTTAATTTTTTATTCAAACAAAAAGAATATTTTTTAGCAGTAAAATATACAATATTAAATGCAACCTGTATAGGACTAGTAACCTATACAAAACGTGAGTAACTATAGATAAAATTGTGTAACCGATGGTTTTTTGTTTGTATTAAGTTTTACAGGAGGCTGATTGATTTAGATAAATTGATTAGTAGCCGAATACAAGCAGACTGTTAGTACTATCAATATAGACAGTATTAATATAATGATACAAGCTAAAAAATACGTAAGTATCTCAAGTAGTTATGAGCGATCGCTCTCAGAAGGATTACTGGTAACATAACCCGCCTCATAAGCGGGAAAACCCTCAGATAAAATTCTGTAAAACTGAGGCAAATTTTCAGGATTAGTAGAAAGTAATTGGGAATCTAACTTTTAGAGAAAAGTGTGCTATAAATTACCGTCAGAACCATACACAATGGTTCGACCCTTGAAGGAGCTATGAAGTGGAAAATAATAAATCGTTACTTTGGCCACAAGGTATATTAATTGCTTTACTTGCCTTGGGTGCTACATTAAGCATTGCTATGATGATGCTTCTTAGGCCAAATGCTTCTGAAGCCCAAAGCAGCCAGAATGTAAATATCAATAATAATTTAGTTGCCAAAGTGGGTACGCAAAAGCGCATTGAAGGATTAAAAGCTGCAATGCTGACGACTTGGCAACAAGAAGCACAAGCTAAAGGTCTTGGTTATGCTTTAGCAAAACGCTTTCAAGGAGCAGTTATTAAAGAGGCTAAACTTAGTGCTAATCAAAAAGTCATTGCACTAACTTTCGATGATGGCCCTTGGCCTGAAAGTACTGCTCAAGTACTGGACATTCTCAAGCAGAATAATGTCAAAGCCACATTTTTTTGTTGTTGGTCAAAACGTCAAAAATTATCCCGACTTACTCAAGCGGGTGAGTGTGGAAGGTCATGTGGTTGCTAACCACACTTGGCATCATTGGTATCATGTCATGAATCAACAGGCAGCCGCCTATGAAATTGAGCATACAACAGACTTGATTTATAAAATTACAGGTGTCAAAACAAATTTGTTTCGCCCACCTGGAGGAATCATGCACAATGGCGTAGCCGCTTATGCTAAAAATGCAAAATATGCAGTTGTGATGTGGTCAACTGATTCTGTAGACTATTCTCAGCCTGCTGTACCCAAATTGATTGATAATGTCTTTCGACTAGCTAAACCAGGTGGGATTGTTCTGATGCACGATGGTGGTGGAAATCGCTCCCGTACTGTACAGGCTTTACCAGAAATTATTAATAGATTTCGGAAGCAAGGATACAGCTTTGTAACTGTTCCAGAACTTTTAGAAATGGAAGATAAAGCACAAAGTATAATTGCCCAGAAAAAGTAATAGTTAAGTTACTAATTAGTGATTATTAATATAGTAATCTGATTTGATTTTTAAATTACGCGTAAGGTGGTCATGTGCAGGATAAGCTTCTATTAATAGAGTGCATTGACAAATGCCCACCTTACCAATATCTAAGTTTTTTGAACAATCCAATATGAATCCTATTCTAAACCTATAGAATGCTATCGCAAAATTCAGGGACAAGGAAGAGAAAAGCTTTGTTTAGTAAACTTAAAAGGGAACAGGTAAGTTCCCATAAATAAGTTTATTTCTATCGCTTTAATTGCTCTTGCCATTCATCTAAACTGATATATTTATTCTCAATTACATCGAGAACTTCTATCAGACCATTGTTATTAAACACACGAAACCAATAAATTGTTGAATCATAGTCTGATTGGTTTTCAAATATGCGAACTGTGTAGTAAGGCTCATTAGCAGTAGGAGAGCCATCAACTACCACTCCTAATTTAATCGTCCCTTTAGAAAGTCTGACGATTTCCCTGGCTTTGCGTTGTACTTGTGGCAACTTCCAAACTAAATTCAAAGCCGTTTCTTCATCAATTTTGTTAGTCAATTCAGCAATTTTTACAATATTAGCTGGATTTAACTCAGATAATGTTTGTGCGGTAATTAACCCCGTTTTAACATCATAGTTGGAATTTTGAGAAAGAGCTACTTGGCATCCCACACTCATCAATAAAGAAGACATTATCGGTAAGCAAATGAATCTTTTCATGGAGCAATCCCTGAGTGTTATGCTGTCGTTCACTTCATGTCATATATACACTAGGGTAACAGTCATCACCTTAAATATAGGGTGATTAATCATTTCTTTTTATTGGTACTAGTAATTGTACTGAGTTTGCATATATCAGATCCCCGAATTATTTGAAAAATCGGGAATTTGGCACTTTACTAATAATTCATAACTGCAAAATAACTACTTTAACGGTATTTTTGCCTGTAAAAATACTTGCTCAACTGTAAATTCTAACCCTGGGAACAGCTCATCCTTGAGTATTTCATCCCCCATATATGTTTGTGGTGCTGCATCTGGGAAAAACACAGTAATACTTCTGGCTTTGCTATCAACTACCCACACTCGCAGCACTTTTGCATCTAAATAATCTTTGGCTTTAGCCATCATCTGACCAAAGGTTTGGCCTGGTGAAATTATTTCAATAACCAAATCTGGGGGAACTGGACATACTCCTTCTTCTTCCCAGTCTGAAGGCAAACGCTCGTTCGAGATGTATAAAATATCAGGTACAGGAACCCAATCTTTTCCTCTACGAGTTAAAGACACAGCTAATTCTGGGCATATTTCTCCATTAGTGCCACATAATTGTTCAATCAAGTTGAGCAAGACGCGAGTCAGTTTGGAGTGAAATTTTTTCGGTGACATTTTAGAAATAGCTTGACCATCCACAAGTTCATAGGTAGTATCTCCCTCACCAGAAGGAAGATGTAAAAACTCTTGTAAAGTTAATTGATGTTTGGTTTGAAGAATCATGGCGCAACCCAGCTTTTAGCTAGTTTAATTGTAATTAACCTGAGTTCGGGATAAGCAAAAACCCTAATTATATCGTTCTTGGTAAGAATAATGCTTAGTTCAGATAACATCTTGCACTTGTTTGAGTAACTTTTTTTGAGCATTGAGCTATAGGATGATATACGGAGAAATTCGGTATAATACCCGAATAAAGACGTTAAAAAAAAAGTTTTCCATATATTGTGATAATAATTGGCTGTAATACTTCATATATTAGGATTGAAAAAAAAGGATTATACAGAAACTTTCCGTATAATAATATAGTTGTTATGACGACTCAGTATAAAAATTGACATTATATGCTAAAATCTGCGAAGCGTCGTAACAACAACACTTCGTTGGAACCGACACCTCGTTAATCGCCTTCGGGCGATTGGCCGAAGGTGCAGTTCAACTCCGTCGTTATGCCGCAAGGTAACGGGAGACAAAGGTAGAGTAGTTTGCCGATATCCAATATCAAATTAAGATGAGGCTACTAGTAAAAATCCTTATTTTTCAGTAAACCCTAGTTTTGAGTATCCACCTAGTGCAAGCAACCAGCTTATAATCGTAATCCAATGAATCGTAGTAGGAGTCCAGATTGAACCAGATGTCACATATGCAAGGGTACAAGTAATTCCTAAGATTGCAGTCGAGAATAGAAAAAATTGATTGGTAAAAATCCCTAAAGCTTTCTTATAAAACAGAGTCGCGTTAAGAGGGTGACTTACCACGTAAGCAATTAAACTCGCTATACCTAAAAATAATTGAGTTGTTATTGGAGCATAGCTATTTTTTTCAGGGAGTAATAGAACACGAAATATGAGTTCTTCAGCAAAACAAGGAAAAAGAAAACGGTTAACTAAAATACTAATAACTTCTGTAGCTGACAACTGTGGTATTTTCAGTTCCAGAAATCTATACCAGAGTCCTAAAGGTAAGCAGGTCACTATGATGATCACTACTAAAATTATTGCTACTATCCAATCTTTCATAGTCGGAAGAGTTAGCACGGCTGAAATGACTTTCTCGTAGATTTGAATTAAAAATTCCATTGATCTGACTTTAAAGGTTTATAGAGTTGAGAAAATGAATAGTTCTTTGAAAGATAAACTTCTAGACAACCTGAAGCACTTAGCAAAAGATTCTTTAACACAAAGTGAAGCTTATAATTACATGGCAAACTTTTGGACAAATTGGTATTTATACATAGGCATATTGAACACTTGTATTGCTTCAGTAGCAAGTATCTCAGCTTTGTTAGAGGCTCTTGGTCGTCTTCCTGCTGCAATATTGACGGCATCTGTAGCCATTTTATCTGCAATAACAACATTCTTAAATCCTGCTGATAGAGCTTCTCAACATAAAAAAGCTAAGGATAGATTTATTGCTATTAATATAGAGGCTCGTAAAATTGCCATTGATGCTTATTCAGGGGATTCTGATGAGTTCTTAAAGCAGCTTAAAGACAAAGTGGATACATTGTCAGTAAGTATGGTTGAAGCATTGCAAACTAGTCCTCAGGTACCTGAATGGGTTTGTAGAATTGCCGAAAAAAGAGCTGAAAGAAAGTTCAAATTTTGAAAAATTAAATGATTCAATTAACAAGTTTTGAGGAGGGAAAATGGCAAGACAAGAACTGAATAGAGGTGATCACATTTATGTAAAAACTAAAATTCCAGGAGTTAGCCATCATGGAATTTATTGTGGCAATGGGTATGCCATTCATTTTGATGGTCATACTAAAACTATTAAGAAAAGTAATTTAAGTGATTTCACTAAACCTTTCGATATTTCTTGTATCAAAATTGTTGATTATCGTGATCCTTTGAGATTTCTTGCTCCCCTTAAAATCTTTAATAGTTTCCTTAAATCTCGTGCCTTAAAGTCTGATGCCGATACTGTGATAGAACGAGCAGAGACCTTAGTGGGTAAATCACAGTATGACCTTGGGAGACGGAACTGTGAGCATTTTGCAGTATGGTGCAAAACTGGTCGTTGGGTAAGTAGTCAAATCGATAATGTAATGATCAAAGTTTTCTCAAGGATCATTCTGGGCGGTTTAGCGATAGCAACTGTTCCTTGGCCAGTCAATTTATTTATTGGTGTGATCCTCGGCGGTTTAGCCATTGTTCCTCTGCAAGCTGCTTTAAGAAAATCGAGTAAGCCACCGGAGGCTTGAGGCTCTAAAGGACATCATCCATGTATAAACCTTTTAAGAAAAGCAAATATATAAAACAGTTGCAGATACGGATTCATTGTATTTACTGCGGTTGAACGGCATAACAACTGCGATGCAGTAGATTGAAAAAAAAATTGGTGCTGAGTTGAATATCTTTGCAACCGCTAATCGCAACCGTTGGTGAGGAGCGTAATCAAAGGGTATCTGTGATATGCGATCACGCGCGGAAAGCTTTTTGTTTTTCCTCGCTATTGGTATGGGGTAAAGCACCTAAATCTCATATAGGTTAATTAGCTCATCCATTGCATTCCTTGTAATACTTGCTGAATGACATCTGCTGGTACTTGGTCGGTGACTGTGACTACACCAACTTGAGTCGGTAACACAAACCGCACTTTACCTGCTTTGACTTTTTTATCTAGTTGCAGTGCATCGATAATTGCAGCAATATCTACACCCGCAGGTAATTTTGTGGGTAAACCTGCTTTTTGAATGATGGCGTTTTGTCGGTCAGTTTCGGCTTGTTGCCACATACCCAAATTGACAGCAATTTGTCCAGCCGCTACCATACCGATCGCAACTGCTTCGCCATGATTCACTAATCGATAACCTGTCAAGCTTTCAATAGCATGACCGATGGTGTGTCCATAATTGAGAATTGCCCTGAGTCCGCCTTCTTTCTCATCTTTGCCAACAACATCGGCTTTAGCTTGGCAAGAACGAGTTAATATTTCACTCAACAATTCCGGCTTCATGTAACGGAGTTGATTGAGATGTTTACTGGCTTCCATTTGGGTAAATAATTCCGCATCCCAAATCACGCCATACTTAATCACTTCTGCCATACCTGCACGAAACTCACGCACAGGTAAAGTTTTTAACACTTCTGGGTCAATTAAAACTAAACGCGGCTGATGAAATGCGCCAATTAAGTTTTTACCATTGGGATGATTTACGCCTGTTTTGCCGCCAATAGCAGAGTCTACCATTGCTAACAAAGTAGTAGGCACTTGGACAACGTTAATTCCCCGCAGCCAAGTTGCAGCTGCAAAACCAGTCATATCACCAATTACGCCTCCCCCCAAAGCTACCATTGTGGAGGAACGTTCCAGGCGATTTTCTAAGGCAACATCATAGAGTTTTTGGATAGAATTGAGGGTTTTGTAGCGTTCCCCGGCTGGTAAGCAATAACTCACTACGTTAAATCCTGCCGATTTGAGTGATGCGATCGCTCTTTCGCCATAATGTTTGAAAATAACAGGATTAGAAACTAAAACTACTTTCTGCCCTAGCTTGAGATTGGCCAGACTTTGACCAAGTTGATCTAAACTTGCAGGTGCGATCGCAATCTCATAAGACTGCTGCGGTAAATTAACGTTAATGGTAGAAGTCATTGCCCAACCCTAAAAAGCGCCCGTGGGCTTGTATTTTAGCGCAATCTAGTAACAAATGAGAGATAGAGGAACCAAGGAAGCACAGGAAGGCTGCGTTGTATGGCACGGAAAAATACACACTTTCGTCCAATCAGTGGCGAATTAATTTTGTATGTGATGATTACAATATGAGACTTAGCTTTGTTTGATTCTCGTCTTAAGAAAGACACCACTACCAAAAATCACAACCAACAATGCTGATGTGAAGTTAGGCTCAGGAACTGTAGTTAGGCGAAAATTATCAAATGTCAAAGCTCCACCATCTGGATTTGTCCCATCATCAACTTGCAAACGAAAACCTAAAGACGAAAATCCATTACTGATAGCATTATTGAAAATTGAAGTGACATCAAAACTTAGAGTGTCTCCCACTGCTAAGTTTGCCGTACTGAAAGTTCTCACAGTTCCAATAGATGGGGCTTGATAATCATAGAGGTTTTCAGCATTGTTGCCAATGTAGCTGAGAACCTTAATATTTCCCGTAAAAGGAAAATCATTTTGACCAGAAAACAGTCCGCCTGCCTGAAAAACATTAAAACTGACTGTCGCTAATGATGTAGTAGACAAGCCTGCAAGATTGTATTCAGAAAGACCACGAATATCTTCGTTGTAATAGTTACCAACTTCATTTTTACCGAGAGGATTCCCAAATGGATTGTTAGTGCTGGAGCTAAAGTAAACACCATATCCGTTGGGATCAGGGCCACTAGAGACAGAAAATGCTAGTCCTGGAGTAACTGTTGCAGCTTTAACTGGAGAGGGTGAGGTAAGAGAAAAAGTGGCAGTTGCCGCTAATGCTGCCACTCCACTAGCGATCGCAGATACTATTTTGGTTTGAGTTAAAGCTTTCATAAGCGGAACTTTAATAGGTAAATGATTGAGTCAATATTCCATCCTTGGTAAAAACTACCATTTATAATACTGCTTGTCTACCGATAAACCGTAAAAATAATTTTTCTGATAGTTAGCAATCTCCCTAGCAAACACAGTGTTCATAATCAATTCTGACAATCCAAGTGCTTGACTTTGTTTTAATGCCCGTGTGATACTCCTAGCTATAATACTAACCCGGTATATCAATCAAATTACCGTAGATAACTCTCCAACGAACTCTATACTTCCCACGCTGATGAAAGAGTTGATTGGGAGTGATTTTGCTATGTGCATATTTTTATGCCTCATCGAATTCAGATAGTTTCTATGCTTGAAAGGAGATTAACCAATGACACAGCATACATATAGCAGCATGAATCGTCGTAAGTTTTTAGGTATGACGGCTGCTAGTACTCTGATGGCTACAGCCGGTGCGAATTTATTCTCAAGAGCGACAGCTCAATCTCGTCGCCCGAATGTAGTGTTTATTTTAGTTGATGACATGGGCTGGGGTGACCTGAGCATTTATGGACGCACAGATTATGCAACTCCCAATATAGATAGGCTGGCACAACAGGGAGTACGCTTCACTAATGCCTATGCGAATCAAACAGTCTGTACTCCTACACGGATAGCTTTCTACACAGGACGTTATCAAGCTCGACTACCTGTTGGATTGAGAGAACCCCTGGCTAATATTTCGCAAGCTGATCCTAACGTCGGATTACCACCCAGTCATCCAACCATTGCCTCACTACTGAAAGCCAATGGTTATGAAACTGCCTTAGTTGGTAAATGGCATTGTGGTTATCCACCTAACTTTGGGCCTCTCAGAAGTGGCTTTGACGAGTATTTTGGCAACTTAAGCGGTGGCATTGATTACTTTAACCATAGAGACGGTAGCCGTGTACTAGATTTTTATGAAGGTAATTTGCTTGTAGATCGTCCTGGGTATGCTACAGACTTGTACACAGACAAAGCCGTCGAATTTATTCAACGTCCGCGCTCCCGCCCGTTTTATCTAAGTCTGCATTACAATGCGCCCCATTGGCCTTGGGAAGGGCCAGAAGATGAAGAATTGAGCCGCAATTTTTATAACACGAATGGTTACACAGCGGGAGGCTCACAAGCTATTTATGCTGCTATGGTGAAGAACTTAGATGACGGCGTAGGAAGAGTATTGCAGGCATTGGAGACAACCGGACAGGCTAATAACACCTTAGTAATTTTTGCCAGTGATAATGGTGGCGAACGATACTCTTTCTTTGGGCCATTCCGGGGTAGAAAGGGTAGTTTATACGAAGGTGGCATCCGAGTACCTACGATCATTCGCTATCCTGGGGTGACTCAAACTAATCAAGTTAGTAACCAAGTAATTATCACCTTTGATTTAACTGCAACCATTCTTGCTGCTACTAATACAAAGTTCCATCCAGACTATCCACCAGATGGTCAAAATTTACTTCCTTTGCTGCGGGGTGAACGCAGTGAGTTCTCTCGAACCCTATTTTGGCGTTATGGGGCGGGGTTAGCAACAAGGCAAACAGCTGTGCGAAGCGGTGATTGGAAGTATTGGAGACAGGGAAATCAAGAGGCTTTATTCAATTTAGCAACTGACCCAGGTGAAACAACAGACCTCAAGGCTAGTAATGCACAGGTATTTACACGACTACGCAACCAATTTCAACATTGGGAATTACAAATGTTGCCTTATGGAGCTTAAGTTTTAAGAAATAGTAGAGAAAGATCCGTTTTTCTTATGTTTATAGCCTCTACTCCCTTTTTCAAGTTTGGGTTAATTACGTTTAGATAGCTGTTCATGAAACAACGCAGACAAACTGAGGTAGCCATTGCTAAATCAACTCCTAAATCTCCCAGAAAAGCACCGGATAAAGAGATGGTATGGATTCCGGGTGGAACATTTACAATGGGATCTGATGATCATTACCCAGAAGAAGCGCCTACCCGGCCTGTTACTGTCACTGGATTCTGGATGGATAAATATGCCGTGACAAATAAACAGTTTCAGCGATTTGTCAAGGCTACTAAATATATTACTGTTGCCGAGCGATCGCCAAATCCACAAGATTATCCAGGAGCGTTACCAGAGTTGCTAGTTCCTGGATCGTTAGTGTTTCAGCAACCGCTTCACCCAGTTGATCTACAATCCTGTGGCTGGTGGAATTATGTTCCTGGTGCAAACTGGAGACATCCCGAAGGGCCTGGTAGTTCAATTAAAGGACGGGAAAACTGTCCAGTTGTACATATTGCTTATGAGGATGCTGAAGCATATGCCAAATGGGCTGGTAAAGTATTACCCACCGAAGCACAATGGGAGTTTGCAGCCCGTGGTGGTTTAGAGGGTGCTATTTATGTTTGGGGTAATGAGTTTTCCTCCAACAAGTTACCAACTAATATCTGGCATGGGGAATTTCCTTGGCAAAACTTAAAATCTCACCCACCCCGTCCTGAATCCGTTGGTTCTTATCCTCCTAATAACTATGGTTTGTATGAAATGACGGGTAATGTTTGGGAATGGACAATGGATTGGTATCGATCGCCACCTCTGCCATCTAAACCAAAAGCTTGTTGTATTCCAGTAAATCCCAGAGGTGGGACTTCAGAAGAAAGCTATGATCCCAACTTCCCAGAAATCCGCATTCCTAGAAAAGTTTTGAAAGGTGGGTCGTTTCTTTGTGCTGCGAATTATTGCTTTCGCTATCGTCCCGCAGCTCGTCACGCAGAAACAGTAGATACTTCAACGTGCCATATTGGATTTCGTTGTGTATTATCCAATTAAGCGTCTACAAGTCGGGAAACCCGCAGTTTGCGCTGGCTCTCCCGGCGGCCTCAATATACAAATTAAATGCTTAACAGCTTAGTAGCCATTGATCAATGACCAATAACTAATGGTTCAATAGAATTAGTGAAGTATTGTGGAGAAGCATTAAAATGTTTGCAGTAGTTGCTTACATCGGTTTTTTGGCTTTATTTACTGCGATCGCAGCAGGTTTATTATTCGGTCTACGTTCTGCTAAAATCCTCTAAAAATTAAGGGTATGGGGGTGTAAGGGTAGAACTGAGGCAGAATTCCCTTACACCCTTAAACCCTCTTTATTTATCCCACAGTCGCAGGACTAGCCACCTGATTTGCTCTTTGGACAGGTGGACGCATTTCTAAGCCCAGCAAGTTCAACATTTCTTGGTCAGCATCATAATCTGGACAAGGTGTGGTGACAGTCAGCATTTTATTATCGTCGCTGGAAAAGATAGAATTAGCTCCTGCCATAAAGCAAAAAGCTTGTTCAACTTGAGAGAGTCTGGCGCGACCTGCACTCAAACGCACATCAGAAGTTGGCATCACAATACGTGCTGTAGCAATCATCCGCACTACATCCCAAATGGGGACATCTGGTTGATTTTCTAAGGGTGTACCTTCAACTTGGGAAAGAATGTTAATCGGGACTGACTCTGGATGTGGGTTGAGATTTGCCAAAGT encodes the following:
- a CDS encoding Uma2 family endonuclease; the protein is MILQTKHQLTLQEFLHLPSGEGDTTYELVDGQAISKMSPKKFHSKLTRVLLNLIEQLCGTNGEICPELAVSLTRRGKDWVPVPDILYISNERLPSDWEEEGVCPVPPDLVIEIISPGQTFGQMMAKAKDYLDAKVLRVWVVDSKARSITVFFPDAAPQTYMGDEILKDELFPGLEFTVEQVFLQAKIPLK
- a CDS encoding type II CAAX prenyl endopeptidase Rce1 family protein; the encoded protein is MEFLIQIYEKVISAVLTLPTMKDWIVAIILVVIIIVTCLPLGLWYRFLELKIPQLSATEVISILVNRFLFPCFAEELIFRVLLLPEKNSYAPITTQLFLGIASLIAYVVSHPLNATLFYKKALGIFTNQFFLFSTAILGITCTLAYVTSGSIWTPTTIHWITIISWLLALGGYSKLGFTEK
- a CDS encoding SLATT domain-containing protein, whose amino-acid sequence is MNSSLKDKLLDNLKHLAKDSLTQSEAYNYMANFWTNWYLYIGILNTCIASVASISALLEALGRLPAAILTASVAILSAITTFLNPADRASQHKKAKDRFIAINIEARKIAIDAYSGDSDEFLKQLKDKVDTLSVSMVEALQTSPQVPEWVCRIAEKRAERKFKF
- a CDS encoding lecithin retinol acyltransferase family protein encodes the protein MARQELNRGDHIYVKTKIPGVSHHGIYCGNGYAIHFDGHTKTIKKSNLSDFTKPFDISCIKIVDYRDPLRFLAPLKIFNSFLKSRALKSDADTVIERAETLVGKSQYDLGRRNCEHFAVWCKTGRWVSSQIDNVMIKVFSRIILGGLAIATVPWPVNLFIGVILGGLAIVPLQAALRKSSKPPEA
- the aroB gene encoding 3-dehydroquinate synthase, whose amino-acid sequence is MTSTINVNLPQQSYEIAIAPASLDQLGQSLANLKLGQKVVLVSNPVIFKHYGERAIASLKSAGFNVVSYCLPAGERYKTLNSIQKLYDVALENRLERSSTMVALGGGVIGDMTGFAAATWLRGINVVQVPTTLLAMVDSAIGGKTGVNHPNGKNLIGAFHQPRLVLIDPEVLKTLPVREFRAGMAEVIKYGVIWDAELFTQMEASKHLNQLRYMKPELLSEILTRSCQAKADVVGKDEKEGGLRAILNYGHTIGHAIESLTGYRLVNHGEAVAIGMVAAGQIAVNLGMWQQAETDRQNAIIQKAGLPTKLPAGVDIAAIIDALQLDKKVKAGKVRFVLPTQVGVVTVTDQVPADVIQQVLQGMQWMS
- a CDS encoding sulfatase, which gives rise to MTQHTYSSMNRRKFLGMTAASTLMATAGANLFSRATAQSRRPNVVFILVDDMGWGDLSIYGRTDYATPNIDRLAQQGVRFTNAYANQTVCTPTRIAFYTGRYQARLPVGLREPLANISQADPNVGLPPSHPTIASLLKANGYETALVGKWHCGYPPNFGPLRSGFDEYFGNLSGGIDYFNHRDGSRVLDFYEGNLLVDRPGYATDLYTDKAVEFIQRPRSRPFYLSLHYNAPHWPWEGPEDEELSRNFYNTNGYTAGGSQAIYAAMVKNLDDGVGRVLQALETTGQANNTLVIFASDNGGERYSFFGPFRGRKGSLYEGGIRVPTIIRYPGVTQTNQVSNQVIITFDLTATILAATNTKFHPDYPPDGQNLLPLLRGERSEFSRTLFWRYGAGLATRQTAVRSGDWKYWRQGNQEALFNLATDPGETTDLKASNAQVFTRLRNQFQHWELQMLPYGA
- a CDS encoding formylglycine-generating enzyme family protein translates to MKQRRQTEVAIAKSTPKSPRKAPDKEMVWIPGGTFTMGSDDHYPEEAPTRPVTVTGFWMDKYAVTNKQFQRFVKATKYITVAERSPNPQDYPGALPELLVPGSLVFQQPLHPVDLQSCGWWNYVPGANWRHPEGPGSSIKGRENCPVVHIAYEDAEAYAKWAGKVLPTEAQWEFAARGGLEGAIYVWGNEFSSNKLPTNIWHGEFPWQNLKSHPPRPESVGSYPPNNYGLYEMTGNVWEWTMDWYRSPPLPSKPKACCIPVNPRGGTSEESYDPNFPEIRIPRKVLKGGSFLCAANYCFRYRPAARHAETVDTSTCHIGFRCVLSN
- the petL gene encoding cytochrome b6-f complex subunit PetL is translated as MFAVVAYIGFLALFTAIAAGLLFGLRSAKIL